TTCAGGAGATATAAACCGAGGGCAAAGGCCCCGATCCCATAGATATTGCCCAGTTCCCCCAGGAGCCAAGGCAACAAAGATGACCCAACAAGTAAAATACTGTTGATCAAAATATAACGCGAAGTCACCACATTACCGACAACAACAGGCAGCATAGGCACACCTGCGGCGGCATATTGATCTTTTAACCGGATCGCCAAGGCCCAAAAATGGGATGGTGTCCAGAAAAACAGAACAACAGCCAGTAACATCGGTAACAACCACTGATCCGGGTTCACGGCAGCAGCGCCAGCTAAAACAGCAAAACTCCCCGCCAAACCACCGATTACGATGTTAAGCCAGTTTCTGCGTTTCAGCCAGATGGTATAGACAACGCCATAAACAAAAGCGCCTAAAAATAAATGTGTCGCAACGACGGGATTAAACACATAAGTGGCAATCCCACAGCCCAGAAATAACAAACCCGCAGCGATCCAAAGGACCAGTTGCGGGCGATTAACTTGACGTTGCGCAAACGGACGTGAGGCTGTCCGTGTCATGAGACGATCAATGTCTCTATCATAGAAATGGTTAAATATGCTGGATGCAGCAGAACCCATCATCATTGCTATGGTCAGCAATAACAGGTGTCCCCAATCGACCTGCCCTTGTTGCGCTGTTGCAAGATATCCTGTAACGGCGGTTAAGGCGATCATAACGCCAATCCGAGGTTTGGCGAGCTGAATGTAACCTCCCATAATATTCCCCTTTTTTGAATGGGTTATATTATTTTTTTTATTATTGCCTGGAATCTTACCCTCAAATTAGAATAAGTCCAAAGGAAATCTTTTCATTTGCATCTCTTATTTACGTACAATCAATTTTCCACGCATTTTATTGTGTTCAATACCGCAGTACTGCGTGCAACCAATGGCATAGACACCTTCACGCAAATTTCGCAACGCAACAATATACTCTTTTCCAGGTTGAAGCAGGATATCAATACTTTGCCCTGTGGCCTCTTTGCTTAGATGAAAAGCATGCTGAATATCGGCTGTTGCAAGGTGTAAGCGATAGGTCTGCCCTGCCTGTAGTGTTAGTTCAGACGACCATTCCCATTGACGAGCCATCAAGTATATATCTGTACCCACATTTTTTTGTGTCATTAGTTTATTTTCAAACTCTTCCACATGGCTCAGCTCACGTATATATAGGTCACGGTTTTCAACTTTCAGGCTAGAGGCCAACTGTACTCCCATATACAAGGCGCAAAGACCAATGAGGGAAAGAATAGCAAGGTCACGCTTGTTCATAAATTTTCCCTCCCTTCAAGATTAGTTTCAGTGTGATCACAACGAACAACACACCACCGATTACAGCAATAATCCCGCCAATCCCCATCAGGCCCATGGACAGTATTTTTTCGATATTATCCAGACTCTGTGCATCACCGGCTGTTTTACGGGGCACACCTTGGCTACCTGCTAAAAACATCCCGCTGGCATGCATGATTTGCCCCAGCCCATAGAGCCAATATTGTGCAGTGAACAATCGCCCCCGTCTGGGTTCAATACGTATAAATGGCAGCATTACGCGATGATAAAAAATCATAAAGGAAAGATTGATACCACCGATCACGGCATGGTAGTGCGCAGGCACTCTGGTATCCGTTCCATCCAATAAAAGCCCATAGAATCCACCTAAATTGTAAGTCAATAAAGACAACCAGAGGGCAGACTTTGTTAAGTTATCCAGCATTTTTGCCCTGGAAGAGGCCAGAAACAACAGCAAAGCCAATGAAGCAATCATAGATGGAAGCGGCAAACCATAACGCAACAGCTCTGTAAAGAAACTGCGATGAACAGGCCCCAAAATCTCAAAGAAGCCATAGATTACAGGGGCCGGCAGTACAAACACGCCCAATAAGGCAAAAGTCATAAAGCTATAGAGAGGGCTTAACAGCTCTTCCCCAGTCTCGATCTTGATGAGAGCTGACCACACAAGGACCAAGAGCGCTGTATTGACGAATTGTAGAACATGTCCCCCGCCCCAAAAAAGTTGTTCATTATAGGTTGGCGATGGCAAATCCCCTGTCAGCAAAGTCGCAGCAAGAATAAAACAAAGTAAAGCAACCAGATAAATAAAGGCCGTCACCCCCGCCCCGAAATGATGATGTGCACGAAGTTTTAATTGCCTTATTGCCACAACGCCCAGCCCGATAAACAAGCTGGCAAGACCACCATAGTAAAGCCAATGGTTCATCACCGGGACATAATTGTTCAATTCAGCTGTTCCAAGGTCAAACAAGGCAGGAACAATCAACCCGACACAGCCGACAGCCGCAAATCCTAAAGCCCAACGTCCCTCATCAGAGGTGCTGTCTTCGCCTTTTTCTTTGGCATAATACCAACAAAATAAGGCCCCCATCGTTGCCAAAAACCAGACAACAAAAGAAAAGACAACATGCGTCACCAGCCCTTTATGAAAAAAGCTTTTCCAGGGCCAGGGCAGTAAATCCTGAATAATGGGGGTACGAGAAAAAACCAGCAACAAGGCAAACACACCGGCAATAGCCAGAGCCCCAACTGACAGCAACGTCCAGGCTTTACATTCCTGCCGTAAGGTCATACGCCCCCCGTATAGATATGAAAGGCCATCACATACACAACAATTCCAGAGGCACAGACAAATGTCCAAAGGGGGAATGTATAACGTGCAATTGCTTTATGGCGGATAAAATCTTTTTGGATCAGCGCACGCCATACTGACAGAATAATCATGACCAACACAATGGCTGCCATGACAATATGTGAAAATAAAATCGTGAAATAGACCGTTCGCACACCCCCTTCCCCCTTAAACGGTACATGGCCAACATGGGCATGGTAATAGAGGTAAGAGACGAGAAAAACAGCTGAGACCGCAAGCGCGGAAATCATTAGTTTTTTATGGAGATGTTCCTTGCCGCCCTTAACGGCCATAAAAGCCATCGTAATCAGCAAAAGCGAAAGTGCATTCAGTGTGGCCTGAAAATGGGGAAGAATTGATAAAATTTCCATTACGATGATTGAACCTCAAAATTAAGCCATGTAAAGGCTGTAAACACCAAAAGTCCGCCCGCCTGATGAAGCGAGGCCAAGGATATGGGCACAACAGCCAAAAGAGTTGCAATACCGATAAGCGCCTGAAGGCTGACAAGGAAAAAACACGCTTGCACAGCTTTGATATTTTTATATTTCAGCCAAAATAAACAGGAAAAAACGAACAATGTGACAGCCAACAAACGATGCTGAAACTGCACAGTCGTCACATTTTCAAAATGGTTCAGATACCAAGGTGTCGCGTTATAAAGCCCGCCGGGAACCCAATCCCCATCCATCAAGGGAAATGTATTATAGGTCAGCCCCGCATCCAGCCCAGCCACCAAGGCCCCAGCCAAGATCGTAATATAACTCATGCCCCATAAGAACAAGGCGTAGAACCTGCTTCCCCCCTCTGGGTGCACCCCCTGCCCTTTATAGATTTTGAGCCCAGCCCAGATCAGGGCAGCATAAAGAATAAAGGCAAATCCCAAATGGGCCATCAGACGATACTGGCTGACTTCTGGCACATCAACAAGGCCGCTTTTCACCATATACCACCCCAATATACCTTGTGCCCCACCTAAGACAAACAAGCCACATAAAGGCAAGATCATGGGCTTGGAAATCCATTTTTTATACAGGAAGAAAATCAAGGGCAAGGCAAAGGCCAAACCAATAATACGCCCCCATAAACGATGAAGGAATTCCAGCCAGAAAATATTCTGAAATTCGGCCAAACTCATGCCGAAATTGACTTTTTGATATTGAGGAGACTGTTTGTAAAGCTCAAATACCGCCTGCCACTGTTCTGTCCCCAGTGGAGGCAACCAGCCCGTCACAGGTCGCCAATCTACCATAGACAGGCCAGATCCAGTTAAACGTGTCAGCCCCCCAAGCACGACCATCAAAAAGACCATGCCAGCAACAATAAACAGCCACATTCCCACAATTTTATCGTGCTTCACAGCAGAAGAAGCGATCATATAAGCGTCTTATTGTGCTGTTGGAACCAGATCACGATAGGCATGCCAGCTGGCATAACCCAGCACAGGCATAGCTACGACCAATCCGACAAAGAAGGTCGCCATGGCAAACCAGGCAATAATCCCAATGGTAAAGGCCCAGCTCCACATCACATGACTGTTCTTCATAACCGTTTTAAAGCTAAAAGCCATCGCTTCGAAAGCACCAGTATCACGATCAAGGATCATGGGAACAGAAACGGCAGTTAAAAGAAAAACAATTGAGGCAAAAACCAAACCGACCGTTGATCCCACAGCCAAAAAGACCAGACCATCCGTGCGCGTAAAGATATCAACGCCCATGTTTTCCAATGACAAGGAAGCGTCCCCCATCATCAGGGCATAAAGAACAACGGCAACCTGCGTCCAGACCAGCATAAAGATCAACAGTACAAACGCCATAATCCCGAGCCTGCGAGGGCTGGAACGCCAAGCCCCGCATGTACTAACAAAGGTTGGAATTTGCCCCAGTTCACGTTGGCGCGAAACTTCATAAAGACCCAGTGCCAACCAAGGGGCAAATAAAATAAAACTGCCAGATAGCGGTAAAATCAGATAACTGAGCCCCAGAGCTTCAAGTCCCCAGAAAAGGCCATAACCTGCCAAAACAAAAATAAGGCCGTAACTTAACCCAACGCCGGGTGCATCTTTAAAATCAATCCAGCCTTGCCTCAGCCATTGAGCTGGCGCTTCAAGGTGAACTTTATTGGAGTCAGCGATATGGATCCCATTCGGTGTGGTAGCTTCATTCATGTCAGCCCCCTGCTTTAATTATACTCGGTTCGAGTTCATTTTAGAGTCATGCTAACATAAAAGCCCTATGGCGCGGTATGTTTTTTTATGTAAATAAACAGATAGAACTGTACAATCCCATTTGACATCACAGCCCTGCCCTCATAAATATAAGCCCTTAAAATTATTTATAGTTTGGAGCCTGTTTGATGAACGACCAGCCAAGCATTGAGGCAAAGCTCAAGCTTTTACAAGAACGTTTTGCCAAACGTCTCAACGATACTGCGGAAGAAATGGAAAGCTGGCGCGATAATAGCCACCTTGACCGTTTTATTGAAATCACACACAAGCTGGCAGGGACAGCAGGCACATTTGGGTTTATTGAATTAAGCCAGCAAATGAAAGCGCTGGAGCTGGAAGGTATTGGCGTTCGCTGCCACAAAATTTCAGAAGAACAAGCAACAGAACTGTATCAACGCACCCTAAAGATGCTCAAAGAGGCAAAAGCGAAATAGGATCAGCCCTCGTTTTAGCCCTGCGTCTCTTCCCATAACTCCATGATTTGATCAGACAGCATCATCGGGTCAAAAGGTTTGGCAATAACACCAATTGCCCCCAGAGACAAAAAACCCTTAATATCATCATCCATGAGTTTCGCGGTTAAAAACGCAATGGGTGTTTGCGCAAAACTCTCTAACTTTCGGATTTCCTTAAAAGTCGTCATGCCATCCATTTCAGGCATCATGGCATCAAGAAGCACCAAATCGGGTGTAAACTCATTAATAATGTCCAAGGCTTTATGGCCGCTATCAACGGCCTTTACCTCAAAGCCCCCTACATTCTCAAGGACGAGCTGAGCAATCTCGCGAATATCGGGCTCGTCCTCAACATATAGAATTTTTGTAAGGGCTTTCGTCATGAGCGCTTTTAAACGGGCCTAAAATCTCAGCCCCGCCCCAACCTCAATAGACTCCAACCAATCAAGGAAACGGTGAACATCTTCGCCTTTATAAATGCTACCATGCTGTGGGCAAAGCATCTCAATATCCAGCTTTCTCACCCGCTTGATCCACATATCCTTGGCGTGTTCTGACGGCATCCAACGTTGATGGAACGTCTTGATCTTGGAAATATTTTTGTCAAAATCTTCAACAAATAGAGAATCTTCCGGCTGGTTTAACCCTGCCCCAATATCACCACTGAACAAGATTTTTGCAACCGGGTCATAAACGCTAAAATTCCCTGAAGAATGCATGTAATGAGCCGGAATAAATTGAATTTCCAACCCGTCAAATTTCAGTGTCTGACCTTCATCCGGGATCGGGTTATAGGTAATGGCCTCACAGCCATAATGGCGCAAGAAACCTTCCCAGATCCACGGTGCATGCAGCGTTGCATTGGGCAAGGTCTTGTCCCAAAGACCAAGGGATGAGATCACATCCGGGTCTTGGTGGGATGCAAACAGGTGCGTGATTTGATCCACAGGCAAAAAGTGGACGACCGCTGCAAGCATGGAGGAAAACAGCTCAATCCCGCCCGGATCAAGCAAAATGGCCTCCCGCCCGGTCTTGATCATAAACTGGTTCGTATCAATAATTCTTTCGTTTTTTTCCGGGTCACGGCCAAAAACAACCCATTCGTGAAACTGGCCTTCGTATAATTTTATGGTTTGCATTACAATCGAACCTTAAGTCATTAATTCTTTTATCTTACGTTCAAGACTTTACGGCATTCCTGCACCGTTGAACGAATATTTTTTGCCGCATTTTCAAACTTGCCGACAATCGCTTCAAAGTTTGCCCGATAGATGGTTGAAACGGTTGCAGCCTCTAAACGTGATGTTGACGTTACCACATTGGCAGCAAGCATGCGCGATTCAATCTCTTCTAACAGTTCATGAAGCCGGCGCGTATTCTTGATCAGTTCAAGCTGAAATTGCTGTAAATCTTTTTCCGCCTCATGATAGGCATGATCATATGTGTGCGCGTAAAGGGCACCTTCTGATTTTATCTTCGCCCGATTAAAGTGATTAACCGCTTCGCTCCCCCGCAGGGCGGTCAAGGACGAACGCGAAATCAATAAAGCCTCGCGGTTAATATCTTCAACGAGGTTAATCGTATCACTTGCCAATTCCACCATATAATCGGTGATCGGCTTAAAGGTGCGGACATTTTCCCCCGCACGAGCGACCAATGCCTTGGCATTCATTGCTTCAAGGGAAATATTTTTTGCTTCTTTCAAGACGGCACTCAAACGGGCCGATACAGCTACAGCCGTAATAAAAAAAGTTGTACGCAGTTCAAAATCTACAGCCATAAAATTACCTTATGTGTCAGCTGCGGGCGCTAGTTGAAAATCCCAGAACACAGTTATACTGATTTGTTGATTGAATTTAAGCACGATCAGCCCAACAGCACAACAAATTATCCATGAAAAAAAAGGATAATAAGAGGAAAAAACATTGAAGTTCCAATTGCATTGGGGCAAATTGGTATATGATCAAAACAGAAAGTTAATGGCGGGAGGATTATGGACAATGGATGAGTTAGTTACTCTTGTTGTGAGTGACAACCCAGACTTCCGGAGTCTCGTTGTTTGCGGCCTTGAAGGCGAAAATCTGCATACCGAGTTTGTTGATAATTTTGGCGAACTTGAAAGAATCCTGCAGGAAGAAAACAACAACGTCTCCACAGTCATTACTGAAATCCCTGACGATCTGTTTGATTTTGAACGCAAACTGCGTGTTATCAAGCGCAAAGATTACGGCAAATATATTCCGATCATCGGCTTACTTGCCGAAAAACGTGATAAATCAGAAATCGCCCGTCAGTTATTTTTCCATATTCTGACCGTTCCCCTGCATGACCATATGCTGGCCCATACGATTGAAGCAGGAAAATCTGATTATCGCCGCTATCAGTCCCTTCTGGGCGAGGTTAGCTCACGCACCTCTGCAATCGGCTTGATTAAATCAGGAAACTTTACCTTAAAGAGCCTCCAGCAGGCAGAGGCCCTGACAACCATGCTGTCTTTGGCCTGCCCTGACCCTTCTGCAGTCTCTCTGGGCCTTTCAGAACTTTTAGTCAATGCCATTGAACATGGCAATCTTGAGATTTCATATGTTGAAAAATCCCAGCTTCTGGAAAACGGAAAATGGGATGAAGAAATCAAAAAGCGAATGAAAGATGCCAAATATGCGTCCCGTTTTGTAGAAGTGAGCTTCAAACGCGAAACAGCCCAGATCGACATCACCATTACAGATCAAGGGAATGGTTTTGAATGGAAAAATTTCGTGAACAGTAACCCGGACCAATTTACCAGTAAACATGGCCGTGGGATTGCTATTGCCATTGCGATGGGATTCAATAAGCTGACCTATAATGAAAAAGGCAATCAGGTTACAGCAACCATCAAATTGTAAATTTCTTTAAAAGCATCATACCCAATAAAAAAACACCCTCGCATTTTTTCGAGGGTGTTTTTTATTATATCTCTTATCCGCTTATTTCTTCGGACGAACAAAGCTAACTGTTGTCAAATCATCCGGAATTGGCGGGACCGCCTCTCTCAAAAATTCATCAAGAAGACGCGGCTGAATTTGGTCAAATCCTTCAACTGCATATTTCTTTGTACGTGCAATCAGTCCTTCTTCTTCCCACATCTGCCCCTCAGAATCCGGAGATTCGATCAAAGCATCTGAATAAACGAAGATGAAGCTGTTATCCGGGAAATCAATCACCTGGTTATCATATTCAAAATCCGCAACAATACCAACAGGCAAGCCCGCCGTATCAATGAAGCGTATCCCCGGTACGTCCCCTTCAATCCCGACCATAACGGGCGGCGCAGCAGCAGACGCATATGTCAGGGTGTTTTCCTGATCATCAATAACACCCCAGAACAATGTCGCAAATTGTTCAACAGACAACACTTTTGCCAAGTGGGCATTCACAGCCTGCAAACAGGATTTTGGATCGCCCCAGTCAAGATTGCTTTCGTTGATCAAGGTGTGAAGACGGAATGTGTTCAGGGCAGATACGACCCCATGCCCGGAAAAATCAATAATGAAAAAGCCAAGGCGATGCTCATCAATCTGTTGCATCCCCCACAAGTCCCCGCCCAGCTCGGAAGAAGCCTTCCAGTGGTTTTGAACTTTCAGCTTCATATTCTCTTCAATAGAAGAAATAACATCCTTTGTGGGGAGCAAGCTTTCCTGAATGACACGAGCAGAATTCAACTCCTGCTCCATACGGGCCTGATATGCTTTTTCCTTACGTTGCAAGATTACGTTTTGCAATTGCAGTTTTACGCGGGCAACAAGCTCATAGACGTTAATCGGCTTGGAAATAAGATCGTTGGCACCAACTTCAAAGACTTCTGCACGTTCTTGCGTGGCTTCCATACCTGTTTGGATCAAAATCGGAATATGCGCGTGGTTTTCGCTTTTACGAATACGACGGCAAACTTCAAACCCGTCTGTCCCCGGCATAACAATATCCAGAATAATCAAATCCGGATTCAATTCATCCAGCATTTCAAGAGCCATATCACCATTTTCCGCCACATGCAGATTGGTATAGCCAGCTTTCATCAAACATGTCTGGATCAGCGTGCGCAAGACCGCAACATCATCGACAATCAGGATCTTACAATCCGATATCTCTGAAAATTTTACGGCTTCATCCATACTCGTTTCCTTCCCCTAATGGGTATTTTGTAACACATGTCATTGCATGGGTTCAATTGATATACGTCATCTTTTTCATAATAGATGACAATTTATTGGTTCAAAACAACTCAATATCGTCTGAGGACTCAGCATGTTCAACCTGCAAGTCACCACCGGATGCATGTTCGTCAAACTCATCATTGCCATTATCAAAAAGAGTATGTTTTACAAACCGTTCTCTCATCTCACCTAACTTAAATCCAGAAATCATACTTTCAATCCAGACCTGATCGGGTTCAGCAACATAATCACGCCCCAAAGAAGGAGCGGATGTTTTTTCCATCTCAACCAGCATATCAACGATGACATTCAATGTTGCACTAATATGGGCCAAACGCTGGCTTGTACGATCCTGAAACTGCATACGCATGACAACATCGGCAATGCCCTTGGACAAATTGGAAGAATCTTCCTGAGAACGCGCAACAACATCCTCGATACTTTTGCTTTGCTGAACAATATATTCAATCAAATCTTTAAACTGGTCTTTAACTTTAACTTTCTTGGCAATATCAATTGAGGCGACCTCTCCCAGTGACTGCTCAACCTTATTCACATCCATCAATGCCTGAGACAGAGCTTCAAAATCAACAGGCTCACCAGATTTCTGCTTTTCACATTCTGTTTGCAAACACGTTTTGGCTTGCCCTAACAAAGAATGTAGGTTGCCAGTATCCTTTGACAAGTCGATAATTTTATTCAGCGTCTTATTCAGGTTCTCATCAAGTGTTGCCAGAACCTGTTCAATGGGAAGCTCTTCCCCATCAAATGTAATCGTAGTGGCTTCCTTAGCAAAAGTATTGATTTTTTCAGCTTGAGTACCCGCAACAAAAGCCAAATTCATGAAGCGGTCACTGAGTTTTTCAACACTTGTTTCAACAAGTTCAGAAGCTGTTTCAACTTCTTTGGCCAACGCAGACAAGCCATGGCGCTGTGCTGCAGACAGACTTAACCAGTTTTCGAGGGCTTCTTCATACTTTTTTTGCTCAGAATTACTCACTGGTTTCCCCATTATTCTCACATAATGAAATCAATTCACCTGCAATTTTCTTCAAATCCAGTTGCTTGTGAATTGCTCCACGTTCGAATGCTGCCTTTGGCATGCCATAAACCACACAAGACGGTTCATCCTGTCCCAGGTTATAGGCACCAGACTGCTTTAACTTAAACATGCCTTCACTACCATCACGCCCCATACCGCTCAGCATGACACCGATGGTTTTTTCCGGTGAGACATGGCTGGCAGAATCAAACAAAACATCTACAGAAGGAATATGCCCACTCACAGGATTGCCATCAACAAGACGACAGACCAATTCCCCCTTGCTGCGCGCAATACGCAGATGCATATCCCCCGGCGCAATATAAACATTACCCGGTCTTGCCACCGTAAAGTCTTCTGCTTCCTGAACCTGCATGGAACACATGGTGTTCAATCGCTTTGAAAAGGTACCTGTAAACTGTTTGGGCATATGCTGGACAATAAAGATAGGCGGCATATTTTCCGGCAAACGGCCAAGCACCGTCCGGATTGCCTCAACCCCACCAGTTGAGGCCCCAACCACAATCATCTCAACCCGGTTGTCCTTAATCGGGTCAACATCGCGTGGCAAGGATTTAACATCACGGTCAATTTCATCCAGCGGGCTAATGCGCGCACCTGCTGCCGTTTTGACTTTCTTGATGATTTCTCTGGCTTTGTCTTCAAGGCTGCGCTGCACATCTTGCTGAGGTTTTGCAACATAATCAACCGCACCGATCTCAAGGGCCTGAAGTGTAATATCAGCCCCTTTCTGCGTCAGGGTTGAAATCATCACAACCGGCATGGGGCGCAGCGTCATAATCTTGCGCAAGAAATCAATGCCGTTCATTTTCGGCATTTCAATATCAAGCGTGATCACATCCGGGTTCAGACGCTTGATCATTTCACGCGCCTTTAAGGCATCAGGCGCCGCCCCAACAACTTGAATTTCAGGGTCCGAACTCAAAATTGACGTCAGCATCTGCCGGATCAGCGCGCTATCATCAACGATCAGAACTGTAATTTTACGAGCCATATTATTGTTCTTACCTTCCCGTTAGAAAATTTCGATCGAACCTTCGATCTCGCTCTTCTCGATTTTAGATTTCAAGACCTGTTCTTCAGCCACAACAACATCATTGTCATGCTTGTCTAACAGTTTCATTTTCACTTTCCCACTTGAGGGGAAATACACAATCCGCCTGCCCTGCTCTCCACCAAGATGCTGGGCCGACACCGCCATATGTTCAATTCGCAAGTATGTTTCGACGAAATCAATATTCTTCGATCCGATAAGAGAGGAAGAAGAAATCACATTAGCCCCACCAAAAAGCTTGATTTCAAGACGATTTCGCGCCCCCCCCATACGTAGTACATCATTAATCAGTACTTCCATAGCATAGTTACCATATCGCATTGAAGCACTAACACCACCCCAGTTGCCAGAATCGCTTTCCGGCAACATAAAGTGGTTCACACCGCCAATCCCAGCCTCCGTATCACGCACACAGGCAGCAATACAGGAACCCAAAGTTGTCACAATCATTTCTTCTTTGTTATTCGTGACATAATGCGCACCAGGGGCAACTTTAACCGCGAAATGTTTAAAGTTCGGGTCCCAGTAACGGCGCGGCGCCTGTTGAGTGGACGCCCCGTCTAATGAATAGAGTGAGTTATTATTTGTCGTCATTTTTTCGTGTTCCCCTTCCCCCTCAGAGCACCCGCTG
This sequence is a window from Terasakiella sp. SH-1. Protein-coding genes within it:
- a CDS encoding DUF420 domain-containing protein, with the protein product MEILSILPHFQATLNALSLLLITMAFMAVKGGKEHLHKKLMISALAVSAVFLVSYLYYHAHVGHVPFKGEGGVRTVYFTILFSHIVMAAIVLVMIILSVWRALIQKDFIRHKAIARYTFPLWTFVCASGIVVYVMAFHIYTGGV
- the cyoE gene encoding heme o synthase, with the protein product MGGYIQLAKPRIGVMIALTAVTGYLATAQQGQVDWGHLLLLTIAMMMGSAASSIFNHFYDRDIDRLMTRTASRPFAQRQVNRPQLVLWIAAGLLFLGCGIATYVFNPVVATHLFLGAFVYGVVYTIWLKRRNWLNIVIGGLAGSFAVLAGAAAVNPDQWLLPMLLAVVLFFWTPSHFWALAIRLKDQYAAAGVPMLPVVVGNVVTSRYILINSILLVGSSLLPWLLGELGNIYGIGAFALGLYLLKCNWDLIKSSDEKTAMTNFFASMKYLGGLFVVVIMDVHLPI
- a CDS encoding ATP-binding protein; translated protein: MDELVTLVVSDNPDFRSLVVCGLEGENLHTEFVDNFGELERILQEENNNVSTVITEIPDDLFDFERKLRVIKRKDYGKYIPIIGLLAEKRDKSEIARQLFFHILTVPLHDHMLAHTIEAGKSDYRRYQSLLGEVSSRTSAIGLIKSGNFTLKSLQQAEALTTMLSLACPDPSAVSLGLSELLVNAIEHGNLEISYVEKSQLLENGKWDEEIKKRMKDAKYASRFVEVSFKRETAQIDITITDQGNGFEWKNFVNSNPDQFTSKHGRGIAIAIAMGFNKLTYNEKGNQVTATIKL
- a CDS encoding chemotaxis response regulator protein-glutamate methylesterase, which codes for MARKITVLIVDDSALIRQMLTSILSSDPEIQVVGAAPDALKAREMIKRLNPDVITLDIEMPKMNGIDFLRKIMTLRPMPVVMISTLTQKGADITLQALEIGAVDYVAKPQQDVQRSLEDKAREIIKKVKTAAGARISPLDEIDRDVKSLPRDVDPIKDNRVEMIVVGASTGGVEAIRTVLGRLPENMPPIFIVQHMPKQFTGTFSKRLNTMCSMQVQEAEDFTVARPGNVYIAPGDMHLRIARSKGELVCRLVDGNPVSGHIPSVDVLFDSASHVSPEKTIGVMLSGMGRDGSEGMFKLKQSGAYNLGQDEPSCVVYGMPKAAFERGAIHKQLDLKKIAGELISLCENNGETSE
- a CDS encoding COX15/CtaA family protein codes for the protein MIASSAVKHDKIVGMWLFIVAGMVFLMVVLGGLTRLTGSGLSMVDWRPVTGWLPPLGTEQWQAVFELYKQSPQYQKVNFGMSLAEFQNIFWLEFLHRLWGRIIGLAFALPLIFFLYKKWISKPMILPLCGLFVLGGAQGILGWYMVKSGLVDVPEVSQYRLMAHLGFAFILYAALIWAGLKIYKGQGVHPEGGSRFYALFLWGMSYITILAGALVAGLDAGLTYNTFPLMDGDWVPGGLYNATPWYLNHFENVTTVQFQHRLLAVTLFVFSCLFWLKYKNIKAVQACFFLVSLQALIGIATLLAVVPISLASLHQAGGLLVFTAFTWLNFEVQSS
- a CDS encoding fused response regulator/phosphatase encodes the protein MDEAVKFSEISDCKILIVDDVAVLRTLIQTCLMKAGYTNLHVAENGDMALEMLDELNPDLIILDIVMPGTDGFEVCRRIRKSENHAHIPILIQTGMEATQERAEVFEVGANDLISKPINVYELVARVKLQLQNVILQRKEKAYQARMEQELNSARVIQESLLPTKDVISSIEENMKLKVQNHWKASSELGGDLWGMQQIDEHRLGFFIIDFSGHGVVSALNTFRLHTLINESNLDWGDPKSCLQAVNAHLAKVLSVEQFATLFWGVIDDQENTLTYASAAAPPVMVGIEGDVPGIRFIDTAGLPVGIVADFEYDNQVIDFPDNSFIFVYSDALIESPDSEGQMWEEEGLIARTKKYAVEGFDQIQPRLLDEFLREAVPPIPDDLTTVSFVRPKK
- a CDS encoding cbb3-type cytochrome c oxidase subunit I, whose product is MTLRQECKAWTLLSVGALAIAGVFALLLVFSRTPIIQDLLPWPWKSFFHKGLVTHVVFSFVVWFLATMGALFCWYYAKEKGEDSTSDEGRWALGFAAVGCVGLIVPALFDLGTAELNNYVPVMNHWLYYGGLASLFIGLGVVAIRQLKLRAHHHFGAGVTAFIYLVALLCFILAATLLTGDLPSPTYNEQLFWGGGHVLQFVNTALLVLVWSALIKIETGEELLSPLYSFMTFALLGVFVLPAPVIYGFFEILGPVHRSFFTELLRYGLPLPSMIASLALLLFLASSRAKMLDNLTKSALWLSLLTYNLGGFYGLLLDGTDTRVPAHYHAVIGGINLSFMIFYHRVMLPFIRIEPRRGRLFTAQYWLYGLGQIMHASGMFLAGSQGVPRKTAGDAQSLDNIEKILSMGLMGIGGIIAVIGGVLFVVITLKLILKGGKIYEQA
- a CDS encoding response regulator gives rise to the protein MTKALTKILYVEDEPDIREIAQLVLENVGGFEVKAVDSGHKALDIINEFTPDLVLLDAMMPEMDGMTTFKEIRKLESFAQTPIAFLTAKLMDDDIKGFLSLGAIGVIAKPFDPMMLSDQIMELWEETQG
- a CDS encoding DUF2189 domain-containing protein — encoded protein: MNEATTPNGIHIADSNKVHLEAPAQWLRQGWIDFKDAPGVGLSYGLIFVLAGYGLFWGLEALGLSYLILPLSGSFILFAPWLALGLYEVSRQRELGQIPTFVSTCGAWRSSPRRLGIMAFVLLIFMLVWTQVAVVLYALMMGDASLSLENMGVDIFTRTDGLVFLAVGSTVGLVFASIVFLLTAVSVPMILDRDTGAFEAMAFSFKTVMKNSHVMWSWAFTIGIIAWFAMATFFVGLVVAMPVLGYASWHAYRDLVPTAQ
- a CDS encoding MBL fold metallo-hydrolase; this encodes MQTIKLYEGQFHEWVVFGRDPEKNERIIDTNQFMIKTGREAILLDPGGIELFSSMLAAVVHFLPVDQITHLFASHQDPDVISSLGLWDKTLPNATLHAPWIWEGFLRHYGCEAITYNPIPDEGQTLKFDGLEIQFIPAHYMHSSGNFSVYDPVAKILFSGDIGAGLNQPEDSLFVEDFDKNISKIKTFHQRWMPSEHAKDMWIKRVRKLDIEMLCPQHGSIYKGEDVHRFLDWLESIEVGAGLRF
- a CDS encoding Hpt domain-containing protein — its product is MNDQPSIEAKLKLLQERFAKRLNDTAEEMESWRDNSHLDRFIEITHKLAGTAGTFGFIELSQQMKALELEGIGVRCHKISEEQATELYQRTLKMLKEAKAK